A region from the Lentimonas sp. CC4 genome encodes:
- a CDS encoding sulfatase-like hydrolase/transferase, with protein sequence MNYKNLHCCISTLAATLLSITSAFADEIIHDGEFNFVKAQYAEQWAAEDTQVDAKLAEIRDANGGKRPNILYILIDDVSFGQMGNPKMNYVMGIKTPNINKFSEESLNLMRMYTEPSCTPTRAAFLTGRHPVRTGLKEVKVALVGEGLPAEEVTIAEVLKEAGYNTSHIGKWHQGDIEQSYPHNQGFDYAAFPLHQQVQLTVMTKESAMANNQFGYNRSMRSGEFELDKRFRPYGLVTGVEAEVGGLAREIDLEPGEEWTHAHYVEMNERYQRQILEQVDQLAAKDEPFYLQYWPLYPLNFVLDENPESLNGGFMAEKLQVLDGMIGELMDRLEATGEADNTLVVFMADNGLMYHYEGTSGLSQLIYRGGKTQHLEGGVRVDAFARWPGVIEADSYAGDIMHVSDLYTTFARIAQATDYIPRDRVIDGVDQTALLLNGEHHGRRDYVYIYENEILRSVVKQEMKMHVPGAGVPGAAAPVFNVFRDPREENAHIGAVLWSGASFQDMIKRHMMAIGKYPHAPLGKGKPYEGIENLRPESKETVEIFMSWH encoded by the coding sequence ATGAACTATAAAAACCTCCACTGCTGTATCAGCACATTGGCAGCAACTCTACTATCAATCACTTCTGCTTTCGCCGACGAGATCATCCACGACGGTGAATTCAATTTCGTCAAAGCACAATACGCCGAGCAGTGGGCTGCGGAAGACACGCAGGTCGATGCCAAGCTCGCCGAAATTCGCGATGCCAATGGCGGCAAGCGCCCCAACATTCTCTACATTCTGATCGACGACGTCAGCTTCGGCCAAATGGGCAACCCGAAGATGAATTACGTGATGGGCATCAAAACGCCCAACATTAATAAGTTCTCCGAAGAAAGCCTCAATTTGATGCGGATGTATACCGAGCCGTCCTGCACACCGACACGCGCCGCCTTCCTCACAGGCCGCCACCCCGTGCGCACAGGTTTGAAAGAAGTCAAAGTCGCACTGGTCGGCGAAGGCCTACCTGCCGAAGAAGTCACCATTGCCGAAGTGCTCAAAGAAGCGGGCTACAATACATCGCACATTGGCAAATGGCACCAAGGCGACATCGAGCAATCTTACCCGCACAACCAGGGCTTCGATTACGCAGCATTTCCACTGCACCAGCAGGTGCAGCTGACGGTGATGACCAAGGAGTCCGCCATGGCGAACAACCAGTTCGGCTACAATCGCTCCATGCGAAGCGGGGAATTTGAACTCGATAAACGCTTCCGCCCATACGGTCTAGTTACTGGCGTCGAAGCAGAAGTCGGCGGTCTGGCTCGCGAGATCGACCTCGAACCAGGCGAAGAATGGACGCACGCGCACTACGTAGAAATGAACGAGCGCTACCAACGCCAAATTCTGGAGCAAGTCGACCAGCTCGCCGCCAAAGATGAGCCGTTCTATCTACAATACTGGCCGCTCTACCCGCTTAACTTCGTCTTGGACGAAAACCCAGAATCACTCAACGGCGGCTTCATGGCTGAAAAGCTACAAGTGCTAGATGGCATGATCGGCGAACTCATGGATCGCCTCGAAGCCACTGGCGAAGCGGATAATACACTCGTGGTCTTCATGGCCGACAATGGTCTCATGTATCACTACGAAGGCACCTCTGGCCTCAGCCAGCTGATCTATCGTGGCGGCAAGACCCAACACCTCGAAGGCGGCGTGCGCGTCGATGCATTTGCACGTTGGCCAGGAGTCATCGAGGCCGACTCCTACGCAGGTGACATCATGCATGTCTCCGACCTCTACACCACCTTTGCTCGCATCGCCCAAGCCACCGACTACATCCCACGCGACCGCGTGATCGACGGCGTTGACCAAACCGCTCTCCTCCTCAATGGCGAACACCACGGTCGCCGCGACTATGTATATATCTACGAGAACGAAATCCTCCGTTCCGTGGTCAAACAAGAGATGAAGATGCACGTGCCAGGAGCCGGCGTGCCTGGCGCTGCCGCGCCAGTCTTCAACGTCTTCCGCGACCCCCGCGAAGAAAACGCCCACATCGGCGCAGTCCTTTGGTCAGGTGCCAGCTTTCAGGATATGATCAAGCGTCACATGATGGCGATCGGCAAGTATCCGCACGCACCACTCGGCAAGGGCAAGCCCTATGAAGGCATCGAAAACCTACGCCCCGAGTCTAAAGAAACCGTCGAGATATTCATGTCTTGGCACTAA
- a CDS encoding nuclear transport factor 2 family protein, with amino-acid sequence MNQRTRLTLGSLCVLLFLTSCKNSSSDMHTQTVPDTAYKAALERTDPANYQLPPAASPEEVAMLAGIQDLFIDYSYENLEANVTEVYAKNVYFRDAFRQFDNPEDMRNYMLHGLEPLAAAEFVFNRVIRSGDEFYLDWTMRLDFKSTPPGTWEESIGMSHIRYNTEGKVIFHQDYWDPTDIVYRRIPIAKQLISYTKGKM; translated from the coding sequence ATGAACCAGCGCACACGACTCACTCTCGGCAGCCTTTGCGTGCTGCTATTCCTAACTTCCTGCAAGAACTCATCCTCCGACATGCATACTCAAACCGTCCCCGACACCGCATACAAAGCAGCGCTGGAGCGCACAGATCCAGCAAACTACCAATTGCCCCCTGCGGCTTCGCCTGAAGAAGTTGCCATGCTGGCAGGCATTCAGGATCTATTTATCGACTACAGCTACGAGAACCTAGAGGCCAACGTCACCGAAGTCTACGCCAAGAACGTCTATTTCCGCGACGCCTTTCGGCAGTTCGACAACCCTGAGGACATGCGCAACTACATGCTACACGGCCTAGAGCCGCTCGCAGCAGCCGAGTTCGTCTTCAACCGTGTGATCCGTAGCGGCGACGAGTTCTACCTCGATTGGACGATGCGACTCGACTTCAAAAGCACCCCTCCCGGCACCTGGGAAGAATCCATCGGCATGTCACACATACGCTATAATACTGAAGGCAAAGTCATCTTCCATCAAGACTACTGGGATCCGACGGACATCGTCTATCGACGCATTCCCATCGCCAAACAGCTTATCTCGTATACCAAGGGAAAGATGTAG
- a CDS encoding FAD-dependent oxidoreductase translates to MSATVIPSTSTDKPLKIAVVGCGVAGLTAAWLLSRKHEVHLFEKNDYAGGHTRTLRIADGPDEGTAVDTGFIVMNHRNYPHFTEVLKQLGVALADSSMTFSYYDRVSDYGYSGNTLGSLFPKPSYFFNGQHLSLMKDLWRFARIGYRDLNSGYLEGKTLGEYFSKRRFSGAFLNNYLYPMGAAIWSSPVAQMSAFPAQPYLHFLENHGLLRLTNRPQWKYVAGGSRTYVEAMLKQFERPPQLSRPPESIRRTDSGVVLEMPDGESLSFDHVVIGAHADEALKLLADPTSSEKERLEPWHYQPNTVVLHTSHTHLPPDRKQWSSWNFIRESSHDATQPVSVSYYMNRLQNLKTHRDYVVTLNATESIPESTIINSTTLTHPLYSFESMATQPKLEAMNGERNTWFCGSYFGYGFHEDAVRSAVQVAKGFGIEL, encoded by the coding sequence ATGTCAGCAACAGTGATACCTTCCACCTCTACAGATAAACCACTCAAGATCGCCGTCGTTGGCTGCGGTGTTGCCGGGCTCACCGCCGCTTGGCTGCTGAGCCGAAAGCATGAGGTGCACCTTTTTGAGAAGAACGATTACGCCGGAGGGCATACCCGCACCTTGAGGATTGCTGATGGCCCAGACGAGGGCACTGCGGTGGACACCGGTTTTATTGTGATGAACCATCGCAATTATCCTCACTTTACCGAGGTGCTCAAGCAGCTCGGCGTAGCGCTTGCGGACAGTTCGATGACGTTCAGCTATTACGACCGAGTGAGTGATTACGGTTATTCTGGTAATACGCTGGGTTCGTTGTTTCCAAAGCCGAGCTATTTCTTCAATGGCCAGCATCTAAGTTTGATGAAAGATCTGTGGCGCTTTGCGCGTATCGGCTATCGTGATTTGAACTCAGGCTATCTAGAGGGTAAAACCCTCGGCGAGTATTTCAGTAAGCGGCGTTTCAGTGGCGCCTTTCTGAATAACTATCTCTATCCTATGGGAGCCGCCATTTGGTCGTCGCCCGTTGCGCAGATGTCAGCATTCCCTGCGCAACCCTATCTCCACTTTTTGGAGAATCATGGCTTACTGCGGTTGACGAACAGGCCGCAGTGGAAATATGTGGCTGGAGGCAGTCGCACTTATGTTGAAGCGATGCTGAAACAATTCGAGCGGCCTCCGCAGCTTTCGCGCCCGCCGGAGAGTATTCGTCGAACAGATTCCGGCGTGGTGCTCGAGATGCCAGACGGCGAATCGCTGAGCTTTGATCATGTTGTCATTGGTGCGCACGCGGACGAGGCACTTAAATTGTTGGCCGATCCCACCTCATCTGAAAAGGAGCGCTTGGAGCCATGGCACTACCAGCCGAACACAGTGGTGTTACACACGAGCCACACGCATTTGCCGCCTGACCGTAAGCAGTGGTCGTCTTGGAATTTCATCCGCGAGTCCTCGCATGATGCGACACAGCCCGTGTCGGTCAGTTATTACATGAATCGCCTGCAGAACCTAAAGACACACCGAGATTACGTGGTGACTTTAAATGCGACCGAGTCGATCCCCGAGTCGACGATTATTAATAGCACCACGCTGACACATCCGCTCTATTCGTTTGAAAGCATGGCCACACAGCCTAAGCTAGAGGCGATGAATGGGGAAAGAAACACTTGGTTCTGCGGTAGTTATTTCGGCTATGGCTTCCATGAAGATGCCGTGCGCTCCGCTGTGCAGGTTGCGAAAGGGTTTGGTATCGAGCTGTGA
- a CDS encoding helix-turn-helix domain-containing protein, whose product MNGTYMAGAFNDSDAFNAAVQVWNLDFRQLDAGAFHAELSQLGTPDVVATSSRFNRKLKQGGTAPSGYMTFGIPGEEHTRFRRMGCDLNGSNVVIFKSGDALDCVSEAGFGAHTMSVSLRRLQQLVHTHELNSLSDLLSKQEHFLQSNLQVRSRLRQAIASYSACGKQRPDVLSNRVFLKEYESNLLECLLAGVVQAKPFKARPMAHSRAHALKRALAVIHDRHDKSLTATELPALAGVSARTLLYAFQQEFGLSPKEYMKLYRLHQLRRALKQGRPVLDTVAGVANEHGFWHMGQLAQDYRKLFDELPSETLKR is encoded by the coding sequence ATGAACGGAACTTACATGGCAGGCGCGTTTAACGATTCGGATGCATTTAATGCTGCGGTTCAGGTGTGGAACTTGGATTTTCGTCAGTTAGATGCGGGAGCGTTTCATGCGGAGTTGAGTCAGTTGGGCACGCCGGATGTGGTGGCGACGAGTAGTCGTTTTAATCGTAAGTTGAAGCAAGGGGGCACGGCCCCGTCAGGGTATATGACATTTGGGATTCCTGGAGAGGAGCATACGCGGTTTCGCCGGATGGGGTGTGATTTGAATGGGTCAAATGTTGTGATCTTTAAATCAGGTGACGCTTTGGATTGTGTGTCAGAGGCTGGCTTTGGTGCACATACCATGTCGGTTTCATTGCGACGCTTACAGCAACTCGTGCATACACATGAGCTCAATTCATTGAGCGATCTCTTATCGAAGCAGGAGCATTTTCTGCAGTCGAATTTACAAGTGCGCTCACGTCTACGTCAGGCGATTGCCTCTTATAGTGCGTGCGGGAAGCAGCGTCCTGATGTGCTCTCCAATCGTGTATTTCTGAAAGAGTATGAGTCGAATCTGTTAGAGTGTTTGTTGGCAGGGGTAGTTCAGGCGAAACCCTTTAAAGCTCGGCCTATGGCGCATTCGCGTGCGCATGCATTGAAGCGGGCGCTGGCAGTGATACATGATCGTCATGATAAATCGCTGACGGCGACTGAGTTGCCGGCATTGGCGGGTGTGAGTGCGCGGACCTTACTCTATGCGTTTCAGCAGGAGTTTGGTCTGTCTCCTAAGGAATACATGAAGCTATATCGATTGCACCAGTTGCGACGTGCGCTGAAGCAAGGGAGACCAGTGCTTGATACAGTTGCGGGAGTTGCAAATGAGCACGGCTTCTGGCACATGGGGCAGTTGGCGCAAGATTATCGAAAACTGTTTGATGAGCTGCCGAGTGAGACGCTGAAACGCTAG